ACCGTATCCAATGGCATCCACAACAGGCATACCTGTATCCTCCTGGGACATTAATTGCCTCTCTCCAAGTTGCTTTCTCACTGTTTCAACTAACGAGTACATCTTAGGCAATGGAAGAGACACATCATACTTATACACGCCTCCATCGATAGTGGAGGCCTCACTAACAGATTCTCGCCACTTCCACAAGGTCCGAAGCTGTGATTCGTCCTGAGAAACAACACCATCGGCCACAGTTCCGTCTTCCATCACGCTCTCTAAAAACGACTCTAgcttctcatcatcatgcTCTTTCTTAGACCCTGCCACCTCAATAAGGACGTAGAAGGGATACTCCGgaacttcattttcatcatctggAGACAAGGGATGAGCCATTTTGAGAAATCTGGAGGCAAACACCTGAGATCCACGATCCATAAACTCGAATGCAGACAAAACTTCGCAAAGTTCATTTCTGGCCTTCTTAAAGGTTTCTTGAACCTGTTCATAGCTTTCCAATCCTAAGAAAGCCACGTTTACAGATTTAGGACGAGCTGGGCAGAGAATTGAGACTCCCGTTATGATACCAATAGTACCTTCAGAACCAATGAATAGCTGCTTCAAATCATATCCTGTATTATCCTTTCTAAGCGAGTGCATTGAATCGTAGATGGTACCGTCAGGAAGAACAGCTTCGAGTCCAAGAACGGAACCGTGCAAGGATCCGTATCTAAGCAATCTCAAGCCACCAGCATTAGTAGCTACATTACCACCTATGAAACAGGAACCCTTTGCACCTAAATCTAAAGGAAAAATATGGTCATGTTCCGCTAGATAACCATCAGCATTCTCCAAAATGACACCAGCATCCGCCTTAAACATACCAGAAGCCTCATCAAAGGACCTGACTTTATTCATATTGGCAATGCTGATCacaatttcatcaaaaaCAGGAACAGAGCCACCGACCAATCCTGTGTTACCTCCCTGAGGAACCACTGCCAACTTGTGCTGGTTACAATACCTGAGTAACTGCGAAATCTGTTCGGTTGTCTTTGGTTTCAACACAACTTTAGACTGTCCTTTGTATTTTCTCATCCAATCTTCGTTGTAGgcatccaaatcatcgGTAAGAACCTGATTATCACCAACTATAGACCGGAAAAACAAGACATCCGAGTTGGAGACCTTAGCGAAATCAGGATTTCGATGCGTATTGGGATACGTAGTAGATGTAAGATTGATGGTTTTTGTAGCGTAACCAGCCTTTAACCAAAGAGAACTGGTAGCATCAAAACCAATCCGACTTCCTACACCTATATGGCTAGCAATTGCACGTGTGCAGAATAATTTAAACGACATGaataaagaaagttgaGATGAAGCGGAAGCAATTTATTCGTGGTCAAGAGTCAAATTTGATATTTCAACGTCCCGGGAAGAGTTGAATCACATAAATAAATATGCATATATTAAGCTGCATAAATTCACCCCGTGAAATATGATATATTTCTCCGTTTGTCCCTGACTTACTGAGAGCGGCTGATAATTAAGACTTGACAGGGACTGGCTTCATCAAAGGTCTGTTCCATTTATCCAG
The sequence above is a segment of the Brettanomyces nanus chromosome 4, complete sequence genome. Coding sequences within it:
- the DLD2 gene encoding D-lactate ferricytochrome c oxidoreductase (BUSCO:EOG09341H04), with the protein product MSFKLFCTRAIASHIGVGSRIGFDATSSLWLKAGYATKTINLTSTTYPNTHRNPDFAKVSNSDVLFFRSIVGDNQVLTDDLDAYNEDWMRKYKGQSKVVLKPKTTEQISQLLRYCNQHKLAVVPQGGNTGLVGGSVPVFDEIVISIANMNKVRSFDEASGMFKADAGVILENADGYLAEHDHIFPLDLGAKGSCFIGGNVATNAGGLRLLRYGSLHGSVLGLEAVLPDGTIYDSMHSLRKDNTGYDLKQLFIGSEGTIGIITGVSILCPARPKSVNVAFLGLESYEQVQETFKKARNELCEVLSAFEFMDRGSQVFASRFLKMAHPLSPDDENEVPEYPFYVLIEVAGSKKEHDDEKLESFLESVMEDGTVADGVVSQDESQLRTLWKWRESVSEASTIDGGVYKYDVSLPLPKMYSLVETVRKQLGERQLMSQEDTGMPVVDAIGYGHVGDGNLHLNVCVREYNKKVETALEPFVYEQVQKERGSISAEHGLGFQKKHYIQYSKSPVEIQMIKDLKKHYDPNGIMNPYKYI